A region of Massilia sp. WG5 DNA encodes the following proteins:
- a CDS encoding branched-chain amino acid ABC transporter substrate-binding protein: protein MQATIKFALIPAAIALAFAGSACAQQVVKLGHVAPISGPSAHLGKDNENAARMAVDELNAKGFAINGQKVTLQLVSEDDGADPKQGTAVAQKLVDARVNGVIGHLNSGTTVPASKIYNDAGIVQISPATTAPAYTRQHFPGAFRVVASDAKLGGTLARYAAGTLKVKNIAVIDDRTTYGQGVADEFVKGAKAAGMRVLGREFTSDKATDYTAILTSIKAKKPDLIFFGGMDSVAGPMLKQMKALGIQATFMGGDGMCTEALGRLAGDGLVDGKVICAEAGGVKGAQEKTMDDFRARYKKKFNQDVQLYAPYVYDSVMVMTTAMQNAKSADPAKYLPALKAIKYEGVTGTIQFDQNGDIKDGALTLYTYKGGKRSKIDVVR from the coding sequence ATGCAGGCCACCATCAAATTCGCCCTCATCCCGGCCGCCATCGCGCTGGCCTTCGCCGGTTCCGCCTGCGCCCAGCAAGTCGTCAAGCTCGGCCACGTCGCGCCGATCTCGGGTCCCAGCGCCCACCTCGGCAAGGACAACGAGAATGCCGCGCGCATGGCGGTGGACGAACTCAACGCCAAGGGCTTCGCCATCAACGGCCAGAAGGTCACGCTGCAGCTGGTCTCGGAAGACGACGGCGCCGATCCCAAGCAGGGCACGGCGGTCGCCCAAAAGCTGGTCGACGCCAGGGTGAACGGCGTGATCGGCCACCTGAATTCGGGCACCACCGTGCCGGCCTCGAAGATCTACAACGATGCCGGCATCGTGCAGATCTCGCCGGCCACCACCGCCCCCGCCTACACCCGCCAGCACTTCCCGGGCGCGTTCCGGGTGGTGGCCAGCGACGCCAAGCTGGGCGGCACCCTGGCCAGGTATGCGGCCGGCACGCTGAAAGTGAAGAACATCGCCGTCATCGACGACCGCACCACCTACGGCCAGGGCGTGGCGGACGAATTCGTGAAGGGCGCCAAGGCCGCCGGCATGCGCGTCCTGGGCCGCGAATTCACCAGCGACAAGGCGACCGACTACACCGCCATCCTCACCTCGATCAAGGCCAAGAAGCCGGACCTGATCTTCTTCGGCGGGATGGACTCGGTGGCCGGTCCCATGCTCAAGCAGATGAAGGCGCTCGGCATCCAGGCCACCTTCATGGGCGGCGACGGCATGTGCACGGAAGCGCTGGGCCGGCTGGCCGGCGACGGCCTGGTCGACGGCAAGGTGATCTGTGCCGAAGCGGGCGGCGTCAAGGGAGCGCAGGAAAAGACGATGGACGACTTCCGCGCCCGCTACAAGAAGAAGTTCAACCAGGACGTGCAGCTGTACGCGCCCTATGTGTACGACTCGGTGATGGTGATGACGACCGCGATGCAGAACGCGAAGTCGGCCGATCCCGCGAAATACCTGCCGGCGCTGAAGGCGATCAAGTACGAAGGCGTGACCGGCACCATCCAGTTCGACCAGAACGGCGACATCAAGGATGGCGCGCTGACCCTGTACACCTACAAGGGCGGCAAGCGCAGCAAGATCGACGTGGTCCGGTAA
- a CDS encoding c-type cytochrome: protein MKRSLMMLMAVSALVSTSAFAQADLAKAKNCMACHAIGTKLVGPAYKDVAAKYAGQKGAEDKLVQKVMKGGSGVWGPVPMPANPQVSEAEARTLVKWVLSQK from the coding sequence ATGAAACGGTCCCTGATGATGTTGATGGCGGTTTCCGCCCTGGTGTCGACCAGCGCTTTCGCGCAGGCTGACCTGGCCAAAGCCAAGAACTGCATGGCGTGCCACGCCATCGGCACCAAGCTGGTCGGTCCGGCGTACAAGGATGTCGCCGCCAAATACGCGGGCCAGAAAGGTGCTGAAGACAAACTGGTCCAGAAGGTCATGAAAGGCGGCTCGGGCGTCTGGGGGCCGGTGCCGATGCCGGCCAACCCGCAGGTCAGCGAGGCCGAAGCCCGCACCCTGGTCAAGTGGGTGCTGTCGCAGAAATAA
- a CDS encoding DNA polymerase III subunit chi: MTRIDFHTNIPDKLGYACRLARKAYAARGKVVLLAETSDQADQLNEALWTLSGTDFIPHVMAGDPLAPETPVIVTVDERAALPHHDMLVNLTRRTPEGLDQFARVFEIISTDEEDAAAGRARYVAYRKQSYPLTHFVAGQS, from the coding sequence ATGACCCGGATCGACTTCCATACCAACATCCCCGACAAGCTCGGGTATGCCTGCCGGCTGGCGCGCAAGGCCTATGCCGCGCGCGGCAAGGTCGTGCTGCTGGCCGAGACCAGCGACCAGGCCGACCAGCTGAACGAGGCGCTATGGACCCTGTCCGGCACCGACTTCATCCCGCACGTGATGGCAGGCGACCCGCTGGCGCCGGAGACGCCGGTGATCGTCACCGTCGACGAGCGCGCCGCGCTGCCGCACCACGACATGCTGGTCAACCTGACCCGCCGCACGCCCGAAGGCCTCGACCAGTTCGCGCGCGTGTTCGAGATCATCTCGACCGACGAGGAGGACGCCGCCGCCGGGCGCGCCCGCTACGTCGCCTACCGCAAGCAGTCCTATCCGCTGACCCACTTCGTGGCAGGCCAGTCATGA
- a CDS encoding TIGR04438 family Trp-rich protein, with protein MPLILLLLALVALRFFEVWKFAQLSWWWIVALAVLAFIWFEFIEKMLGLDKKKAHKVDDARRKERVKQAFDKRK; from the coding sequence ATGCCCCTCATCCTCCTGCTGCTTGCCCTCGTCGCCCTGCGCTTCTTCGAAGTCTGGAAATTCGCCCAGCTGTCCTGGTGGTGGATCGTCGCCCTGGCGGTGCTGGCCTTCATCTGGTTCGAATTCATCGAAAAGATGCTCGGCCTCGACAAGAAAAAAGCCCACAAGGTCGACGACGCCCGCCGCAAGGAGCGGGTCAAGCAGGCTTTCGACAAACGTAAATAA
- a CDS encoding M3 family metallopeptidase produces MSIETSNPLLDFTGLPRFDLIRPEHVTPAIEQLIADARGVVQQLEAPSDSVSWDNFVVPLEESTERLGRAWGVVNHLNHVMDTPELRATYNENQPKVTEFWTELGQNEALFGKYKQLRASPEFVNLSAARKRIVENALRDFRLGGAELPEHQKQRFAEIQEEQAKLSTRFSENVLDATNDFKLLVSDEAELAGLPDDAKAAARAAAERDGKQGWQFSLHFPSYFPLLQFADNRNLRERIYRANATKASEMGAVFSEVEKWDNTGNIAQLLKLRDEEAKLLDFRSFADVSLEPKMAESPERVIEFLEDLARRARPYAEKDLDELRAFAKDELGIAEMQAWDVTYASEKLREKRYAFSAQEVKQYFPEPKVVAGLFGVISKVFGVTISLDQGPVWHPDVRFYRIERDGQMIGQFYLDLYARQGKGQGAWMDDARGRRLATGGIVQTPIAYLVCNFTPPAQVDGQLQPSLFTHDEVTTLFHEFGHGLHHMLTEVDELSVSGISGVEWDAVELPSQFMENFCWEWEVLQGMTAHVKTGEPLPRALYEKMLAAKNFQSGMQTLRQVEFSLIDMHLHYDFDPNSQKTVQDLVDEVRSKFSVLIPPSFNRFQHSFGHIFAGGYAAGYYSYKWAEVLSADAYAAFEEAVEAGGDALDQTGKRFHREILSVGGSRPALESFKAFRGREPQIDALLRHNGMQAA; encoded by the coding sequence ATGAGCATTGAAACCAGCAATCCCCTCCTCGACTTCACGGGCCTGCCCCGCTTCGACCTGATCCGTCCCGAGCACGTGACGCCGGCGATCGAACAGCTGATCGCGGATGCGCGCGGCGTCGTCCAGCAACTGGAGGCACCAAGCGATAGCGTGAGCTGGGACAATTTCGTGGTGCCCCTCGAGGAATCGACCGAACGCCTGGGACGCGCCTGGGGCGTGGTCAATCACCTGAACCACGTGATGGACACGCCCGAGCTGCGCGCCACCTACAACGAGAACCAGCCGAAGGTGACGGAGTTCTGGACCGAGCTGGGCCAGAACGAGGCGCTGTTCGGCAAGTACAAGCAGCTGCGCGCCAGCCCGGAATTCGTGAACCTGAGCGCGGCGCGCAAGCGCATCGTCGAGAACGCCCTGCGCGACTTCCGCCTGGGCGGCGCCGAACTGCCCGAGCACCAGAAGCAGCGCTTCGCCGAGATCCAGGAAGAGCAGGCGAAACTGTCGACCCGCTTCTCGGAGAACGTGCTGGACGCCACCAACGACTTCAAGCTGCTGGTGAGCGACGAAGCCGAGCTGGCCGGCCTGCCGGACGACGCCAAGGCGGCCGCGCGCGCCGCCGCCGAGCGCGACGGCAAGCAGGGTTGGCAGTTCTCGCTGCACTTCCCGTCCTACTTCCCGCTGCTGCAGTTCGCCGACAACCGGAACCTGCGCGAGCGGATCTACCGCGCCAACGCCACCAAGGCGTCCGAGATGGGTGCGGTGTTCTCCGAGGTCGAGAAATGGGACAACACCGGCAACATCGCCCAGCTCCTGAAGCTGCGCGACGAGGAAGCCAAGCTGCTCGACTTCCGCAGCTTCGCCGACGTCTCGCTGGAGCCGAAGATGGCGGAGAGCCCGGAACGCGTGATCGAGTTCCTGGAAGACCTGGCGCGCCGCGCCCGTCCGTACGCCGAAAAGGACCTGGACGAGCTGCGCGCCTTCGCGAAGGACGAGCTGGGCATCGCCGAGATGCAGGCCTGGGACGTGACCTACGCGTCCGAGAAGCTGCGCGAAAAGCGCTACGCCTTCTCGGCCCAGGAAGTGAAGCAGTACTTCCCCGAACCCAAGGTCGTGGCCGGCCTATTCGGCGTGATCTCGAAGGTGTTCGGCGTGACGATCTCGCTGGACCAGGGTCCGGTCTGGCATCCGGACGTGCGCTTCTACCGCATCGAGCGCGACGGCCAGATGATCGGCCAGTTCTACCTCGACCTGTATGCGCGCCAGGGCAAGGGCCAGGGCGCCTGGATGGACGACGCGCGCGGCCGCAGGCTGGCCACGGGCGGCATCGTGCAGACCCCGATCGCCTACCTGGTCTGCAACTTCACGCCGCCGGCCCAGGTGGACGGCCAGCTGCAGCCCTCGCTGTTCACGCACGACGAAGTGACGACCCTGTTCCACGAGTTCGGCCATGGCCTGCACCACATGCTGACCGAGGTCGACGAACTGTCCGTGTCCGGCATCTCGGGCGTGGAATGGGATGCGGTCGAGCTGCCCTCGCAGTTCATGGAAAACTTCTGCTGGGAGTGGGAGGTCCTGCAGGGCATGACGGCGCACGTGAAGACGGGCGAGCCGCTGCCTCGGGCACTGTACGAGAAGATGCTGGCGGCGAAGAATTTCCAATCCGGCATGCAGACCCTGCGCCAGGTCGAGTTCTCGCTGATCGACATGCACCTGCACTACGACTTCGACCCGAACAGCCAGAAGACGGTGCAGGACTTGGTCGACGAAGTGCGCAGCAAGTTCTCGGTGCTGATCCCGCCCTCGTTCAACCGCTTCCAGCACAGCTTCGGCCACATTTTCGCGGGCGGCTATGCGGCGGGCTACTACAGCTACAAGTGGGCGGAAGTGCTGTCGGCCGACGCCTATGCGGCCTTCGAGGAGGCGGTCGAAGCGGGCGGCGACGCGCTCGACCAGACCGGCAAGCGCTTCCACCGCGAGATCCTGTCGGTGGGCGGCTCGCGTCCGGCGCTCGAATCGTTCAAGGCCTTCCGCGGCCGCGAACCGCAGATCGACGCGCTGCTGCGCCACAACGGCATGCAGGCGGCCTGA